One Helicobacter suis HS1 genomic window, CCTTGTTAAGTTCGCTAAGTACGCCCTTAACCACATTGCGATCAAAGGAATTAACCCGCACATATAAAAAGTTTGTGCCCTCAATTTTTTTAGCGTGTACGGATTTGATTTTAATGATGTCACGGATCATTTTGATAATAATGGGCTTGGGTTCAGATTTACGCACAATGGTGAGTTCAATAGGGGTTTTAGGCTTGCCTCGCATTAAATTAACAGCATTATCAATACTCATGTTGAGCGTGCTCTCTTGGTTGATCTTTAAAATCACATCTCCAGCTTTGATCCCAGCTTTAAAGGCAGGTGTATCATCTAGGGGGGCAATCACTGTAAGCGCGCCATCGCGGATTCCAACCGTGATACCTAACCCGCCAAACTCACCCTCTGTTTGGGCTCTAAAATCTCTAAATTTTTTAGCCGTTAAATAAGACGAGTGGGCATCTAAATTACTTAAAAGTCCGTCAATGGCCTTATCTACAATATCATTAATGCTCACCTGATCTACATAGTAGCGCTCAATTTGTTCCACCACACTAGAAAATTTCTTTAAAGCATTGAGGCGTTCAGCAGTGGTGGGTTTGCTATTTTTTTTAAAGCTTCTAGCGTGCGTGGGGGTAACTTGAGCCACTTCTTGTTGCAGATTATGGGCTACCAGCCACACGCTTAAAATAGACGACACAACCCCCATCGTAAAATACTTGTTCATCATTTCCCTTATCTAATTATTCGCGTTAAAGCCGCCATTTTATCTAAAAATGCGCGATTTTACAATTTAAACTTTATTTTAGTCTGTATTAAACTCCCGCCCACTATAATCGCTAAAACCCAACCCTTAAGGTTATTATTTGGAGTCTTTGCAACTCTACCAGAGTGTTTTGCATTTTTTTCTTGATCCAACCCAAACTCTTCTCTCTAATTTAGGGACTCAGATTTTAGAGTTGCCACAATTTTCCTTATTTTGTAATCTTTGCATGGTTTTAGCCTTGATGTTATGGGCTTATCAAAGGATACGCACCTTAGATTTTTTTAAGTGGAAAACCCTTTTTAGCCTTGCTTCCTTTGCCCTCTTTTTCACCCTTTTTAATTATGCAATCCACCACCCACAAGATTTTTACACAGAACTTAAACACCTCATCTTTTACCCGGCTAATACTCTAACAGAGCTTATCCATGCAAGTTTAAAGGCATCTGCCTCTGCTTTTAATTTAGAAGAAACCCATTTAGATTTAGAATTTCTGATCAATCAAAATTTCCACACCCTTGTTTTACTCATCAGCCAAATTAAGCCTATTAACTCAGAAACCCTCATTTCTGTTATGCTCATTTTAGCCCTTGTCATATCTCAAGGGATACTTCTTATTTACATTCTAGCTCTAACTGTAATGGTCTCTATTGAACTGTATTTATGGCTAGCTTTGGCTATTTTTATCTTGCCACTTGGATTATTTGGTCTGCGCCTATTAGGGCTTTATTTTAAAAAGTGTTTGGTTTTAAGTTTTTATCAGCCCCTCATCATTCTTATAGCCTTTTATAACGCTAAAATTCTTATTACCCTCATTACAAATATTCCACCCTTGGTTAGCAGATCTAGCCACTATCAGCACAGCTAGTAAAAACTTAGTACTCCAGCACACCCAAAGCGCTTTTTTTAACCAAGAGAATCCCTATTTTTATCAACGGGCTTTTTGGCACAAAATGTTGGTTAGCAGATCTAGCCACTATCAGCACAGCTAGTAAAAACTTAGTACTCCAGCACACCCAAAGCTTTTTTAACCCCTCCACATCTGTAACAAAACACACCATTTTTAA contains:
- a CDS encoding S41 family peptidase, with translation MNKYFTMGVVSSILSVWLVAHNLQQEVAQVTPTHARSFKKNSKPTTAERLNALKKFSSVVEQIERYYVDQVSINDIVDKAIDGLLSNLDAHSSYLTAKKFRDFRAQTEGEFGGLGITVGIRDGALTVIAPLDDTPAFKAGIKAGDVILKINQESTLNMSIDNAVNLMRGKPKTPIELTIVRKSEPKPIIIKMIRDIIKIKSVHAKKIEGTNFLYVRVNSFDRNVVKGVLSELNKAKNLQGIVLDLRSNPGGLLNQAIDLSNLFIKHGIIVSQKGRIKSEDIEYRANGRAPYPNLPIAVLVNAGTASASEIVSGALQDHKRAIIIGEDTFGKGSVQTTFPIGRDEAIKITIARYYLPSGRTIQAVGIKPDILIYPGSVPQDGSKFSLKEADLKHHLQQELQELNTKKDNKKPVPGKKENKEEKAITLKDINADIQLKVAIDTLKVWDILMAAKKESVHK